In the bacterium SCSIO 12741 genome, TGAATTGTTTTCAGCCATTCAGCACTTACGCCACAACAAACACGAGGTAATCGTATTCAACGTATTGGACCGAAGCAAGGAGCGCGAACTCAATTTTGAAGATCGTCCTTATCGATTTGTAGATCCTGAAACTGGTGAAGAGGTGAAGTTGAATCCCTTATCCATCCGAAAGAACTACCAAAAACACATGGAAGAATACCAGCACCAGCTGGAACTGAAATGTGGTCAGTACAGTGTAGATTACCAGGAAGTGGATATCAACGAAGGATTCGAGCCTGTTTTGCTCGCCTACCTGGTGAAAAGAAGTAAACTGCCTTAAATTCGGATTATCCGAAAATAAGCAACAGGGCAACGCCTACAATTGCAATAGCTGTATAAACGATTGAAAAACTAACCGCTCCGCCGTCTTCGTAGGGTGCTTCTGGTAAATTGTCGTGTGCCATTTTTTTGCTGTTGTTTACTGGCCGCTAAATTAATCCAAGTATTTGATTCGGTTGTCGACCTATTCGGAGTTTTTCAACAACGCTATTTCAATTTGCTGATCCACAGGATAAGTAGGAAGGCAACGAAAGAAAAAAGTAGGATGGTTAAGCCAAATAAAATGAAGTTTTGCCAGTCCATTTCGGCGTTTTCTTCATAGGCATTCATTTGATTTTCGTTGGGCCCGGATTCCATTACCCGTTGTATTTGGGCAATTTCCTGAGCACGCTCCTGCTCGTAGATGCTGTCTTTGTAGCGGGAATGTTCTTTTAAGTAATGGTAGGCTTGTTCCTGGTCTCCTCTCGAAACGGCTATTTTGCTCAACAGATCATAATTCTCGGAAATGTACTTAATGGTGCCAGCTTGTTTAGCCAGATCTAAACTGGCAAAGGCCATTTCTTCGGCTTTTTTCAAATCTCCCAAATTGTACAGGGAGGTAGCAATGTTTCCGGAGGCAATGCACTGACCATATATATCGTTTAGCTGCTGGTCGATTTCGAGGGTCTTGTTGTAGTAATGCAGAGACTGGCGGTAGTCGTGCAACTTGGAGTAGAGGTAGCCAATGTTGTTGTAATCAGCGCTGATGGATCTCAAATCCTGATTCAGTGAATCAAGCTCCAGTGCTTTTTGGTAGTAACGCATCGACATTTCATACTTCCGCATGTCCATGTAAATGTTGCCGATATTGGTGTAGCTCGCCGTTAGGGTAGTGGAGTCGCCCAATTCTCGCTTTAGATTGAGGGATCGTAGGTTGTACTCCAGGGCCAATTCAGTGTTGTTCAGTTTTTCAAACACCACAGCAATGTTGCCCAGTACAATGGCCTGTTTGTCCTTTTGCTCTGCCTTGCTATACAATTCATAAGAATGGTGCAGGTTCTTTAGGGCATTGGTATATTGATTCGTTTCAATCTGGTAATTGGCCAAATGCAGAAATGCTCGTCCATGCAAATCTGGAGGAAGCTGATTGTTAAGCTGATTTATGGCTTTTACAGATTGGTTGATGGCTTCATTCAGTTCCCCGGCATAGTAGTATTCCATCCCCAGGGCCAGATAGGTCTCAATGAGTTCGGACTTTTGATCTACTTCAAGCAACTGACCAATTCGATTTTCCAGGCTGTCGAGGGTAGTCGAAAAGCTCGAAAGCGTGAAACTGAGCAGTGCCAGAATAAAGAGTCCTTTGCGTATATGGGCGTTGGGATTCACAGGGAGGGCAAAGTAAACTATTAAAAAGGTGATAACTCTATTTAATTCAACGGCCGGTTGATTAAATTGTTCTTCCGTTCAGCGGTATTTTGTACACTTTAACGCTATCTTGCACGCCGAATGAAAAAATCGGCGCTGCTTCTCATTTTCATGGTCTGTCTTTCGGCCTGGGCACAACAGCCTTCTGATCCTTTCGATTACGAAAATCCAAACCTCAACTATTTGGAGTTTCTAACCTGGAATGAGATCAATGAACTGCGCCAACAAAAGGGGCGTGATAACCTCGCTCCCGATTCGCTCTTGCTTCTGGCTGCCCGGGATCATGCTGGTTACATGGATAGGACGGGTAAGCAAAGTCACTTTCAAAAAGGGGAGAAGGCCAAGTCGGATCCACAGCGCCGCATTGAATTTTTTGGGTGTGCCCATGTATTGGCCGGTGAGAACATTTTATACCTACCTGCAGAGCCCAATATTCAAGTTCGATTCAAATCGGGAAACAAGGAGCTAAAAAGCTATCAGGATTATGCCCAAGCCATGGCCGATGTGTGGAAGAATTCGAAGCCGCATTATGCCAACATTCTCAGCCGGGATTATAGCATTGCAGCTTTGGCTCTGGCTTACAATGCCGAGACCAAAAGTTTGTACGGCGTTCAAGTGTTTGGGCAAATAACCGGGATTCATCCTCAAACCCAAACGAACAACGACTTCCCGTATTTCGATCCACCTGTCGTTCAAAAAAAAAACTAAAGTCCTTTGATATTCCGGTTCAGCGCCGTTACATCAAAGGTCTAAAATCACCTACTGAAGCCAAGGATTGCTCTCGACAAGCACGTAAGAAGTTGGAAGGTATGGACCTTTCGCTCACGGTGACCCGTGAAGAGGTGTTACTCTGTGTGTACGATCTGTTTGCCTTTCGCAGCTTGTTTCGCTCTTCAAAAGATGGATTAACGGCTGAATTGGTTTCCTTCGATAATCAATACTCCTGTGACGAGGCCTATGAACCCAAACCCAATACACGTAACGGTAAGAGCATTGTAGACGGAATGTTGCTTCCACCAATATACCGCAACAACATTGAGAAACAGGTAATGGAGCTTTATGAAAAAGCCCGTAAACGTCCGAAAACCAAAGGGGAGAAGACCTGCCACTACCTGAGATTGGGCGCCACCCCAGAAGGAATGAGCGATTTTCCTTTGGAGGCGAAACTTCACTTTATCAACAACAAGGTACTTTGTAGCGAACTCAATTTCTACAGCTATTGCGGGTCTTTACCCAATGTGGAGGCTCCCAAACTCGAATTAGTACTCGATTTGCGTAGTGATGGGGTAAGACCGAATCGCAAAACCACAACCGTACACGCGGAAGTCGAATTTCCAAAAGGAAAGGTAGACTTTGATACGGATCAACTTTCGGCCATTGTAGGTTTCATGAAAAACCAGGAGGTTAAAGTTCAAAGTGTTTATCTACAGGCTTTTGCATCCGTTGAAGGAAGTGCCAGTGAAAATGAACAGTTGTTTACAGGAAGGGCAAAGTCTTTGGTGAAGTACCTACAAGGTTTCCAATCGGATAGCATTTCATACGAGGTAAAATCTCAGGAGAATTGGGACCTTTTTTACAAACAGTTGGAAGGCAGCGATTTTCTCCATTTGAAACGCAAAAGCAAAGAGGAAATCAAAAAATGGCTGAGGGTTGAAGAAAATCGGTTGGCCGTGGAGCATCTTTTGGCTGAGCAGCGTAAAGCCTTGGTCACCATTCGGGTAAAACCCGTGGAGTCTGATCTGTGGGACTGGATGCTGCTACGGGATGAATGGCTTGATAAGGTACAGCGCAAAGAACTGAAGCAAGTAGATCGATTGAGACAAGTGCAGCGTTACCTCATTCGAAATCGAAATCATGTTCCGGCTGAATTGCGTTTGGCATTTGATACCTTACTTCCTCCACAAGGAGAAGGGTGGGAGTACTTTTGGTATACCCAATCCATCTATCGCCAGCAGTATGGAATAGGCGGGCCCAGTGCTACGTTGGCCAATAAGCTCAAAGACATGAATCCCATTTTGGTTTCCAAAGAAGCCGATTACAACCTGAAAGTCCTTTTGAGTAGAGATCTGGAAATACTTGAAGCTCCGGATCGTATTGCTTTAGCACAAAGCCTTATCAATGAAGGCAAAGGTTGGTTGCCGGATTCGGTGCAGCAAAAGCTCGATGTTTGGTTCCACCTCGAAATGGCTCGTCTGGTGTTTTTATCACAGGATGAAGAGGATTTGACAAAGGCCGATCCTTCACTGGATTATTTGGAAATGAACTACCTGCAAATCGATAGTAGCGATAGTCGTCGCTTGGATTTGGCTTCTATGATGCTCGCCTTTGGCCGGGTCAATCAGGCTGACTCTTTAATTCAGCCTTTAGTAGAGGCAGATGAGCCGAATCTCCAAGCCTTGAGGTTGTATCTAACGGCAATTGCACCAGTGCTTTATGAGCATAGAGAACCCGCACTTGCCAGCTTACTACTGGAGTCCTATGAAAAATTGGGTCCGAAGAATTGGTGTCGTTTGTTTATCGGTAAGTGTAAAATTCCACTGCACGTTCTGGATCAACCCGGACTCCGCAGTTTGTACTGTGAGTCGTGTTCTGGAATGATTAATTCCCAGCCTGATTAATCGTTAGCTCATAGAGCTTCTTACCCGTACTGGAATAGTAGGTAATCAACAGTTGACGCTGCCCCCATTTTCCACTGAGCTCGAGCGTGGCAAAGTTGCGTTCCAAAATCAAACTCGATTCCAGGCGTAAGGGGTTTTCTTCCTTTAGTGTGGAATGGGCCCTGGAAGTGAGCGGTGATACGGTAACATCATAAATGCTTTGTCCGTTTTTCAAATCCAACTTACAAACTTCGCTATGGTGACGATCTCCAGTCAAAAACACTACATTCTTGATGTTTTCCTCTTCGATTCTGCGGATAAGGTACTCTCTTTCCTGAGGGTAATTGGCGTGGTTTTCATACACCTGGGTAGGGTTGAGAAACTGACCACCGGTAACGACGAATTTAAAACTCGATTTACTGAACTTTAGGGCATCAATCAACCATTCCACCTGTTGTTTACCCCAAATAAAACTGCTGTCTTTTTTGTATTGAGGAGTGCGGTAGTAACGGTTGTCCATCAAAAAGAATTCGCAATCGTTGTAGGAAAAGTTCCCGGTTACACCCGGTAAGTCTTGCAGGCCGTAAGAAGGGTTGGCCCAGAAATCTTTAAACACTTCAAGTGCTCGTTCCTTGTAAATAAAACTTCGATCTGCATCATTGGGGCCGTAGTCGTGATCGTCCCAAATGGCGTAATGGTGGGTTTGGGCCAGAAAGGGTTGTAGCTCTTCTAATGATCGGGTATGGGTGTTGCGGTAATGCATTCCGGTTAAGGTGGTGTAATCTGCTTCGCGGTAGTAGGTATTGTCGCCCAACCAAAGCATCATTTCCGGGTGCATCCGGTTCATCGTTTTAAAAATGTGGTAGTCTCCACCATACGGTTTACCGGGACGATCGTATTCTTCTTCTGAAATAAACGCACAGCTTCCGGTAGCAAACATAAACTCAGGTGGATCAGTACGCCATTGCCACAGACTCTGAGCTTTGAAGGTACAGGGATAGGTAGGCGAGAAGGTGGTTCCATTGACCAGCACCCGGTATTCGTATTGCATTCCTGGAGTTACCTGATCGGCTATCAAGTGAGCGGTAAAGGCATGTTCTTGGGTAGTTTTTACCGGTTGGCTATGCAGCCAATTCGAAGCCGGGTCCACCGATCGATATTGCAACACTACTTCAGCTGGAGCAACGGTTTGTATCCAAACCATTACTTCCCTCATTTCCGAGTAACCCACCATGGGGCCAGACTTTACGAGGTTTGACTGGGCCTGAACCTGTGTTAAGAAAACCAGGCTGAAAAGAATTGAAAATAGGGTGTATTTCATGGGGTCAAACTTAAAACAGCTTGGGCAATCGTTTGTAATCAAATTGCCATTCCTGCGTTAATCCTTCTTATCTTCTTTATGCTTGGCCCCAATGGGAATTCCCAGATGAAAGCTAAACAGTGTATTTCGATGATCGGCAAAGCTGGAATCCTTATAAATGTTGGATGCACCGTAGTAGAAGTGCCCACCAAAGGTCATTCCATCTTTACGCGGAACTTTATAACCCAAACCAATACAAATTCCACCATCAAATCGATTCATGCTATCGATTATATCACGATCAAATTGCAGTTTTCCAATCTCACCACTTTGCTCAAAGTGATCTGTGGCCGAAGTCAACAACATGAACTGAGGCCCCAGTTCGGCATAAAATCCCTTGTAGTAGTAAGCTCGAAACAACAGCGGGACGCTGAGGTAGCGTAAATCTCTTCGCACGGTAGCTTCATTGAGTGATTGATCCAAAATAGTATCCCCAGTAGGATAGGGCGATAGTCGGGCTCCTCCTGCTGGATACAGCATCATAATCGAGGGGCTAAACCAGATTTTTTCCTTGATTTTTAGATTGAAATACAAACCAAAATTGGCCCCAAACCGATAGTGGTCTTGAAAATAGTCCAATGAACTTCCGTTGAGTCCAACATTCAGACCGAATTCTACTTTTTCAGAATTCAGTTTATCGCCAAACAAGAGGGCGATCAGAATTTGACCAGATGCCAACTTGACCATAAAGACCAGGACAAGAACTACCAGGATTCGACGCAAAAGAGCCATGATGCAAAAGGGGATTTAGATTTACGCAAACGAAGGTAGGTGATTTCTATGCCGAATGGAAGGCCCGAGAAGGCCTGAATTAAAAAGGTATAAATCCCTTGCTTTTGTACTCCATCTGAGGGCATATTTCCTTTATTTTGTCTCACTTTCAAACACACAGTGAATGGCCCTTTTTTCTTCTGTTAGAGGCAATCGAGTTCAGGTTCGAATGATTCGAGACCTGGTTGTTTTTTTATCCGTACTCATTGGAGTAGCGGGTTGGCTCATTTATGCAGAAGGAGGCGAGGTGAGAGAAGAGGTGATGGAAACCAACACCACCCGAGTCACCCAGAAGGCCCATTCGGAGTTTTTGGGCTTGATTGAATCCTACCGCAGAACCATACACCTGATGAGATCATGGGGAGAAGTAGGTGAACTTTCTCCTGCAGACACGGCTGGTTTGGTTAGAAAAATGGGGCCCTTGCTTCAGGAAATTCCAGGACTGCGCTCCTTCCGTTTTGCCGAACCGGATGGTTATGGAGTTTGGCTGATCAAGCAGGAGGCTGGCATTGACATTGGAGTTTTTACCTCCTTCGGAAAAGATCCCTGGCATTGGTATCAGGTTGATTCCAAAAACGAAGTGAAGCCTATAGATCGTGACTTTAGCCCAGATTGGACCTATGCGTCCTGGTTAACAGGAGCCTTAAATTTGGATACCTCGAGTCGGGTTTACTGGTCTCCGCCAGAAATCAATTTGCTGTATGATGAGGCTCAAATTTCTGTTTCCGGAATTTGGCATCCTCCGGGAAGTCGCGCCCGATCGGTGGTGGCGGTTGATATTTGGTTGAGCGATGTTCACCACATGCTCAATGAGTTGGAAGTATCTCCCAATGCCCAGGTTTTTCTCTTTGACAGCACGGGCAATGTATTGATTCCCGGTCGTAAAATCGATCGGAGTCAGGAAGGGTGGAGAAAACAGGTTTTCATCTCTCCGGAGTTTACGGATGACGTGGTGCTCGAAAAGTTATTGACTCAATTCCCATCGCGCAATCCAGATAATCCCTTTCTGGTGACCCGCCAACAGCAGAAAAATTGGTGGTTTGGGTTTCAAAAGCTGAATGCTTCACGTCAGGGATTGTATTTAGGCGTTGTGCTCCCTGAATCGGATTTCATTATGGAGATCAATTCGGGAGAACGGAAGATTTGGTTTATGTCTCTGGCCTTATTGGTGTTAGGCTCACTGGTGGTGGTTTGGATTGTTCGTCGCTATTCCCGTCAAATCAAGGATTTACCTCAAGTTCATCTGGAAAGTAAAACAGAAGCAGGAGGATTGCTGGAGCTGATAGGTAAGGGGGAAAGCAAGCACCTGGAATTCAAATCCACGGTTCGCTACAACCTACACACCCAAAAGAACGACAAGAACATGGAGAAGGCCTGGTTGAAGGGAATTGTAGGCTTTCTTAATACCGAGGGCGGAATCATGCTTCTCGGTGTTGCCGATGATGGCGAAATTCTGGGCATTGAACAAGATGGCTTTGAGAATGAAGACAAATGCCGCCTGCATATCAAGAATCTGATATCCAAACAAATTGGGGTTCACGTGCTGCGCTACCTATCCATTCGGGTCATAGAATATTTGGGTAAGGAAATCGCTTTGATTGAGTGTGAAGAAGGGAAAGAACCGGTGTATTTAAAAGAGGGGAGTGAAGAGGCCTTTTACATTCGAACAGGAGCAGCAAGTACGAAGCTGTCGGTGGCACAGGTAGTGGATTATGTGAAGGACCACTTCTAATCCTTCAAAGCTCTATTCCTCTTCTGGAGCCTGACCTCTACGATGGAAATTCAAGGCCAATCCGAGCACAAGAGAAAGTCTTTGGTAAACGCTGCTGGTATTGGTTTGCAGTTCGCCCGTGAGGCCATTGTCTGCTAATGGATCTGTGAGACTGATAAGTTGCAAGTCACCCTTGCTTCGGCCAAAGGCATAGTTAACGCCCAACACGATATCGTTGCCATTTTTGGTGATCAATTCTATACCGCCAGAAATGTGGTAGGTATTCCAATAGTTGATCGAGGCCACCCATTTTTCGTTAGGATCCAATTTGTCAAAGTCCATGTAGTTAAAGTCGGTTCTAAATCCGGAAAGAACGGAAACTTGATCATTGAGTTTACGCTCAAGTCCTACTGCAAAGTTTACCAAGGGGCGGTTGGCCGTCCAAACCTGCTGAAATTCACGATTGGCAAATCGCAGGGTCGTATCGGTCACATCCACCGGATCCACGGTTTCATTGAGAGCATAGGGTTCGATGCCTGAGAAAAAAGCAACCCGGAAGGAGTAGATGGTCTTTTCTTCTGCCCATTGCATACCCAAGTCCACAATCCATGGAGACTTGAAGTTGGCATTTACCTTTTCATTGAAATAGGAACTTTGTACCGTGGGTTGACCATCAATATCTTCTTCATAGTGACGCTCCACTGTGGCACTGGATATGACAGGAATTCGCCAACGAGGAGTAGTGATGCTGGCTCCAAGGCTTATTTTATCTCGTTCGGTAGCCACTCCTACCTTCCAAACATTACCAGCATGAAAATGCCTGATTTCCCGGTAAGAACCGGTGCTTCCCACAATTTGAACTCCTGGTACCAAGGTTTGATCCGACAGCAAATTGGTTCGGAGGGAAGTAATGTTGTGCAATTGCCTTAAGGTAAGAAAGGTACTCACCCCAATAGCGAAGTAATTTTTAAAATGAAGTCCAAATCCAACACCAATCCAATCTTCCTTGTTATTGCTCCGGTAGTCAAAATTGCCCTGGTAGTATTCCTTGCCGTCATAAATGCTCAGTACATCATATTGGCCATTGTGCACGGATTTGAGGTCGAAATTGTTCTCGTGAACGCTAAAGGCGGCATAGTTCAAGGTGGCAAAGGGAGCACCTTTAATTTTTAAACCACCAGAAATAAAATTCGGGGTAACCCCAAGCCAGGTTTTACTCAGGTTAATTCCCTGGCCGGCTCCATTTTCAATAAATAGGTTGTCGAGGGTATAAATATCGGTGCTTAAACTAAAGCTTGATTTTTTCATGTAGGCCAGGGCCCCAGGATTGTAATAGACAGCACTGTTGTCTCTTACAGAGGCGGTTACCGCTCCACCAATAAGGGCTGATTTTGATCCGATTTGATTGGACCAATAGTTGGTTTCTTGTCCCAACAATTGCAACCCAGATAACAGAAAGGTGAGGAGTAGAATCGGGAGGCGGATCATGGCCGCAAAAGTAGATCAATTCCACCATTTTACATAGTTTAGTCCGCATGACAGAATCTCTTCTTAACGAGTTTACCACGCTTTTTGCGGTAATCGATCCCGTCGGAACCTTTCCTGTTTTTTTGGCTGCTACCGCTTTGCACTCGAAAGCAGAATCCCGCAAAATTGCTTTCCGGGCTGCGCTCATTGCTGGATTGGTTCTCCTGTTTTTCGCATTGGCTGGTCAGGGACTGCTGGAATACCTCGAAATTCCACTGTTGGTTTTTCAGATTTCAGGCGGGGTGATTCTTTTCATGTTTGCCCTCACCATGATATTTGGAGAGAGTAAACCCGAGGATGAAATCAATCACATTGAGAAGAAGAAAGACATTGCGGTTTATCCCATTGCCATTCCGTCCATTGCTTCACCGGGGGCGATTATGGCTATTGTTTTGTTAACGGATACCAATCGTCATTCCTGGGATGAACAATTCGTTACCATAGGTTTGATGTTGGTTGTTTTGGGAATCACCCTGGCCTTGATGTTACTGGCTGGCTGGTTGAAAAAGATAATCGGAGATAGTGGAGCTACGATTATTAGCCGGATCATGGGATTGCTGCTGGCAGCCATGGCGGCAAACTTTATTCTTAGTGGGTTAAAAGAGTATTTCTAATTACTTCTTTTTCTTCAACTTCTTAAACAACTTGTTGATTCCCTTTTCTTCGGAGGAGTCTTTCGTATCAGACTGACCTGAGCGCTTTTTGCTCATTTCCTTTTCTTCCTTAGACTTAATTCCGATCAGTGTGTTTTTGATTCCGGAGAAAATTCCTTCCCACAAAAACTTAAAGAAGGGGATATCAGGGCTTCGGGTATAGTGCACATAACCCTCTTTGTAGCTTTCGGTTCCAGGTACATTGTTGGTTCGGACCACCGCGTTGGCAATGAAGCTGAAGAATTTGGACGACTTACCTTCAGCATCCGGTTTCAGTTTTAGGATATCGATCTGGATGTCGTTGTAGTGCAGATTAACGGTTCCATTGATGTCGTTGAAGTTACCTGAAATGTCGATTTGAGCGCTGTGCAGAATACCGGATGAAACTTCAATTCCAATCAAAGGTTCCAATTCATCATTAAGCTTTTGTAGAGGCATTTTATCCAATTGACCTTTCACATAAAAGCGATCGGCTCTTCCTGAGAGATCAAATTGAAGATTTACATTCAACTTTCCTGAGTGCATCATTTTGGATGCAAAATCCACTGTGAGTCGGTCTGATTCTTCGAGTAATTCAGGGTCATTGGTAATGTTATACAGAGACGCAAAACACTCTGAAAAATACAGTTTGCCAGGTTTCTCGTGCTCAGGCATAACGAGTTCAAAAAGAATATC is a window encoding:
- a CDS encoding tetratricopeptide repeat protein, translated to MNPNAHIRKGLFILALLSFTLSSFSTTLDSLENRIGQLLEVDQKSELIETYLALGMEYYYAGELNEAINQSVKAINQLNNQLPPDLHGRAFLHLANYQIETNQYTNALKNLHHSYELYSKAEQKDKQAIVLGNIAVVFEKLNNTELALEYNLRSLNLKRELGDSTTLTASYTNIGNIYMDMRKYEMSMRYYQKALELDSLNQDLRSISADYNNIGYLYSKLHDYRQSLHYYNKTLEIDQQLNDIYGQCIASGNIATSLYNLGDLKKAEEMAFASLDLAKQAGTIKYISENYDLLSKIAVSRGDQEQAYHYLKEHSRYKDSIYEQERAQEIAQIQRVMESGPNENQMNAYEENAEMDWQNFILFGLTILLFSFVAFLLILWISKLK
- a CDS encoding CAP domain-containing protein; this encodes MKKSALLLIFMVCLSAWAQQPSDPFDYENPNLNYLEFLTWNEINELRQQKGRDNLAPDSLLLLAARDHAGYMDRTGKQSHFQKGEKAKSDPQRRIEFFGCAHVLAGENILYLPAEPNIQVRFKSGNKELKSYQDYAQAMADVWKNSKPHYANILSRDYSIAALALAYNAETKSLYGVQVFGQITGIHPQTQTNNDFPYFDPPVVQKKN
- a CDS encoding alkaline phosphatase D family protein produces the protein MKYTLFSILFSLVFLTQVQAQSNLVKSGPMVGYSEMREVMVWIQTVAPAEVVLQYRSVDPASNWLHSQPVKTTQEHAFTAHLIADQVTPGMQYEYRVLVNGTTFSPTYPCTFKAQSLWQWRTDPPEFMFATGSCAFISEEEYDRPGKPYGGDYHIFKTMNRMHPEMMLWLGDNTYYREADYTTLTGMHYRNTHTRSLEELQPFLAQTHHYAIWDDHDYGPNDADRSFIYKERALEVFKDFWANPSYGLQDLPGVTGNFSYNDCEFFLMDNRYYRTPQYKKDSSFIWGKQQVEWLIDALKFSKSSFKFVVTGGQFLNPTQVYENHANYPQEREYLIRRIEEENIKNVVFLTGDRHHSEVCKLDLKNGQSIYDVTVSPLTSRAHSTLKEENPLRLESSLILERNFATLELSGKWGQRQLLITYYSSTGKKLYELTINQAGN
- a CDS encoding PorT family protein encodes the protein MALLRRILVVLVLVFMVKLASGQILIALLFGDKLNSEKVEFGLNVGLNGSSLDYFQDHYRFGANFGLYFNLKIKEKIWFSPSIMMLYPAGGARLSPYPTGDTILDQSLNEATVRRDLRYLSVPLLFRAYYYKGFYAELGPQFMLLTSATDHFEQSGEIGKLQFDRDIIDSMNRFDGGICIGLGYKVPRKDGMTFGGHFYYGASNIYKDSSFADHRNTLFSFHLGIPIGAKHKEDKKD
- a CDS encoding putative DNA binding domain-containing protein encodes the protein MALFSSVRGNRVQVRMIRDLVVFLSVLIGVAGWLIYAEGGEVREEVMETNTTRVTQKAHSEFLGLIESYRRTIHLMRSWGEVGELSPADTAGLVRKMGPLLQEIPGLRSFRFAEPDGYGVWLIKQEAGIDIGVFTSFGKDPWHWYQVDSKNEVKPIDRDFSPDWTYASWLTGALNLDTSSRVYWSPPEINLLYDEAQISVSGIWHPPGSRARSVVAVDIWLSDVHHMLNELEVSPNAQVFLFDSTGNVLIPGRKIDRSQEGWRKQVFISPEFTDDVVLEKLLTQFPSRNPDNPFLVTRQQQKNWWFGFQKLNASRQGLYLGVVLPESDFIMEINSGERKIWFMSLALLVLGSLVVVWIVRRYSRQIKDLPQVHLESKTEAGGLLELIGKGESKHLEFKSTVRYNLHTQKNDKNMEKAWLKGIVGFLNTEGGIMLLGVADDGEILGIEQDGFENEDKCRLHIKNLISKQIGVHVLRYLSIRVIEYLGKEIALIECEEGKEPVYLKEGSEEAFYIRTGAASTKLSVAQVVDYVKDHF
- a CDS encoding MarC family protein — encoded protein: MTESLLNEFTTLFAVIDPVGTFPVFLAATALHSKAESRKIAFRAALIAGLVLLFFALAGQGLLEYLEIPLLVFQISGGVILFMFALTMIFGESKPEDEINHIEKKKDIAVYPIAIPSIASPGAIMAIVLLTDTNRHSWDEQFVTIGLMLVVLGITLALMLLAGWLKKIIGDSGATIISRIMGLLLAAMAANFILSGLKEYF